The following proteins are co-located in the Immundisolibacter sp. genome:
- the rlmD gene encoding 23S rRNA (uracil(1939)-C(5))-methyltransferase RlmD has product MNRRNFRARPAAAQALSEPLHIEHMADGGQGVAHIDGKLCFVHGGLAGERVNATLLRRHGSYDESLVTEVLEASAQRVTPVCPVYERCGGCVLQHQTHAAQVQDKQTLLAEKLARIGGVQPASWIDPVIGPAWHYRRRARLGVRKVDKKGGVLVGFRERRSSYLTEMHDCPVLDARLGKLIQPLRELIGTLSISGDVPQLEVTATDDDVVLVLRHMKPLSSEDRASLATFAITHAVRWFLQPGGPDTLHPLPPGSDQPLAYRLDAYGLELQFGPLDFTQVNFDINQRLVPLAVSLLAPVAGARVADLFCGVGNFSLAMAHAGACVHGVEGDSALVARARGNAKRAGLAERCTFEVADLYQDAAGAVARLGRCDAWLLDPPRSGAQELCGALGKPWPARIVYVSCNPATLARDAGLLTGHGYRLAQAGIVDMFPHTAHVESIALFERG; this is encoded by the coding sequence ATGAATCGTCGTAACTTTCGCGCCCGCCCCGCAGCCGCTCAGGCCCTTTCAGAGCCATTGCATATCGAGCACATGGCCGACGGCGGCCAGGGCGTCGCCCACATCGACGGCAAGCTGTGTTTTGTACACGGAGGACTGGCCGGCGAGCGGGTCAACGCCACGCTACTGCGCCGGCACGGCAGCTATGACGAGAGCCTGGTCACCGAGGTGCTGGAGGCCTCGGCGCAGCGGGTGACACCGGTCTGCCCGGTATACGAGCGCTGTGGCGGTTGCGTATTGCAGCATCAGACGCACGCCGCCCAGGTGCAGGACAAGCAGACGCTGCTCGCCGAAAAGCTGGCACGCATCGGTGGCGTGCAGCCGGCCAGTTGGATCGATCCGGTGATCGGTCCGGCATGGCATTACCGGCGCCGGGCGCGGCTGGGCGTGCGCAAGGTGGACAAGAAAGGCGGCGTGCTGGTGGGCTTTCGCGAGCGGCGCTCATCGTACTTGACGGAAATGCACGACTGTCCGGTGCTCGACGCGCGTCTTGGCAAGCTGATTCAACCGCTGCGCGAGCTTATCGGCACGCTGTCCATCAGTGGCGATGTTCCGCAACTGGAGGTCACCGCCACGGACGACGACGTGGTGTTGGTGCTGCGCCACATGAAGCCCCTCAGCAGCGAGGACCGGGCCTCGCTGGCGACGTTTGCGATCACCCACGCGGTGCGCTGGTTCTTGCAGCCGGGCGGGCCGGACACGCTGCATCCCTTGCCGCCGGGCTCGGACCAGCCGCTGGCGTATCGGCTGGATGCGTATGGACTCGAACTTCAGTTCGGGCCGCTCGATTTCACGCAGGTCAACTTCGATATCAACCAGCGCCTGGTGCCGCTTGCCGTCAGTCTGCTGGCGCCGGTGGCCGGCGCGCGGGTGGCCGATCTTTTCTGTGGTGTGGGCAATTTCAGCCTGGCCATGGCGCACGCAGGCGCCTGCGTGCACGGTGTGGAAGGCGACAGCGCGCTGGTCGCACGGGCACGTGGCAATGCCAAGCGGGCCGGCCTGGCCGAGCGGTGCACGTTTGAAGTGGCCGATCTTTATCAGGACGCGGCCGGCGCGGTGGCGCGGCTTGGTCGCTGCGACGCCTGGCTGCTTGATCCGCCCCGCTCGGGCGCGCAGGAGCTGTGCGGCGCCCTGGGCAAACCGTGGCCCGCGCGTATCGTGTATGTGTCGTGCAACCCGGCCACACTGGCGCGCGACGCCGGACTCCTGACCGGCCACGGCTACCGCCTGGCGCAAGCGGGCATCGTCGACATGTTTCCGCACACCGCGCACGTAGAATCGATTGCCCTGTTCGAACGAGGCTGA
- the ssb gene encoding single-stranded DNA-binding protein, with protein sequence MMARGVNKVILIGNLGRDPEVRYTAGGAAVANLAIATTDSWKDKQTGEKKESTEWHRVVLFGRLGEIAGEYLKKGRSVYIEGRLQTRKYEKEGQTHYSTEIVGSDMQMLGGGEGRGEGGGGWNKQSDDEGGAWGGDDSTGRPRAAPGEARKPAAAAKPADDFGGDFDDDIPF encoded by the coding sequence ATCATGGCGCGCGGAGTAAACAAGGTAATTCTGATCGGCAACCTGGGGCGCGACCCGGAAGTGCGCTATACGGCGGGCGGTGCGGCGGTGGCCAACCTGGCCATCGCCACCACCGACTCGTGGAAGGACAAACAGACCGGCGAGAAAAAGGAAAGCACCGAGTGGCACCGGGTGGTGTTGTTCGGAAGATTGGGCGAAATAGCCGGCGAGTACCTCAAGAAAGGCCGTTCGGTGTACATCGAAGGCCGCCTGCAAACCCGCAAATACGAAAAAGAGGGCCAGACCCACTACAGCACTGAAATCGTCGGCTCCGACATGCAGATGCTCGGCGGTGGCGAGGGCCGTGGCGAAGGTGGCGGTGGCTGGAACAAACAATCCGATGACGAGGGCGGTGCCTGGGGTGGAGACGACTCGACCGGGCGTCCGCGCGCCGCGCCGGGCGAAGCGCGCAAACCCGCCGCCGCGGCCAAGCCGGCCGACGACTTCGGTGGCGATTTCGACGACGATATTCCGTTCTGA
- a CDS encoding L-threonylcarbamoyladenylate synthase has protein sequence MDRSIARAVALLRAGKVVALPTETVYGLGADALNPIAVARIFALKGRPVDHPLIVHLPPDTPLQDWAADVPAAAHALAQAFWPGPLTLILARGPRVPKTVTGGQDTVALRVPDHPVALALLRAFGSGIAAPSANRFGHISPTTAAHVEAEFGDAISLILDGGPCQIGIESTIVDLSRGAPVVLRPGAITPQDISRLLGETTHLPGGTEPRTPGQLQRHYAPQTPAELIDCAALPARLAQLASQGLAVGVLAIGHGPADTGIALPNEPADYGRGLYAALRALDAQGHAHLLIEAPPQDEPWQAVNDRLRRAVTTVP, from the coding sequence ATGGACCGCTCGATCGCGCGAGCCGTGGCCTTGCTGCGCGCCGGCAAGGTGGTGGCCTTGCCGACGGAAACCGTCTACGGGCTTGGCGCAGACGCCCTAAACCCCATCGCGGTGGCGCGTATCTTCGCCCTCAAGGGCCGGCCCGTGGATCACCCCTTGATCGTTCACCTGCCGCCCGACACGCCCTTGCAAGACTGGGCAGCCGACGTGCCAGCCGCCGCTCACGCACTGGCACAGGCCTTCTGGCCGGGACCACTGACGCTGATTCTGGCGCGTGGCCCACGGGTGCCCAAAACCGTCACCGGCGGGCAGGACACCGTCGCCCTGCGCGTGCCTGACCATCCGGTCGCGCTCGCCCTGTTGCGCGCCTTCGGCAGCGGTATTGCGGCACCGTCGGCGAATCGCTTCGGCCATATCAGTCCGACCACCGCGGCCCACGTCGAAGCGGAGTTCGGCGATGCGATATCACTGATTTTGGACGGCGGGCCGTGTCAGATCGGGATTGAGTCGACCATCGTCGACCTCAGTCGCGGCGCGCCGGTAGTACTACGCCCCGGTGCCATCACGCCGCAAGACATCAGTCGCCTGCTTGGCGAGACTACCCATCTGCCAGGCGGCACCGAACCACGCACGCCGGGACAGCTGCAACGCCACTACGCGCCACAGACGCCAGCGGAACTGATTGACTGTGCCGCCCTCCCCGCCCGGCTGGCACAGCTCGCCAGCCAGGGACTGGCAGTGGGCGTGCTTGCTATCGGCCACGGTCCAGCGGACACCGGCATCGCCCTGCCGAATGAACCGGCTGACTACGGCCGCGGCTTGTACGCCGCGCTGCGCGCACTGGACGCACAGGGCCACGCGCACCTGCTGATCGAAGCGCCGCCGCAAGACGAGCCCTGGCAGGCGGTCAACGACCGATTGCGGCGGGCCGTGACTACGGTGCCCTGA
- a CDS encoding 4a-hydroxytetrahydrobiopterin dehydratase yields MIELAQQHCAPLPAGTPSLAADEVRALLPRIDPAWRVVDGQHLQRAYPLPDFATGLALVNRIGALAEAQDHHPDLLLAWGRVQITLWTHSVGGLSLNDFILAAQIDRLTP; encoded by the coding sequence ATGATCGAACTCGCCCAGCAGCACTGCGCGCCCCTGCCTGCCGGTACACCGTCCCTGGCTGCCGATGAGGTGCGGGCGCTGCTGCCCCGGATCGACCCCGCCTGGCGGGTAGTGGATGGGCAGCATCTGCAGCGTGCCTACCCGCTGCCGGATTTCGCCACCGGCCTGGCACTGGTCAACCGGATTGGCGCCCTGGCTGAGGCGCAAGATCACCATCCCGACCTGCTGCTTGCCTGGGGTCGGGTCCAGATCACCCTATGGACACACTCGGTCGGCGGTTTGAGCCTGAACGACTTCATCCTGGCGGCGCAGATCGACCGTCTGACCCCATGA